In Myxococcus stipitatus, the following are encoded in one genomic region:
- a CDS encoding alpha/beta hydrolase produces MNRRFLLKFSGIALAASTLGACASHPEFHSTSAGITAAQVTDAAAWRAARRFAPLSFGKIAYVERGSGDAALFLHGAPLNGFQWRGAFDRLCNARRCIAPDFMGLGYSEVPESQPLAAEDQVDMLAALLDSLGVSQVDIVASDSGGAVAQLFLVKFPQRVRTLLLTNCDTEPNSPPPKVMPVLEMARAGTLAASTAAWISDPAMARSTFGAAVFQNPEVLTQELIETYASPVVSSPKRQAQYHDFHKAFVPNPLAGIEAKLRRTRVPVRIVWGESDDIFPNEDAHYLDRTFPGSQGIRFVPGGKLFFQEENPDIIAEEALRLWSSHGS; encoded by the coding sequence ATGAATCGTCGGTTCCTCCTCAAGTTCTCGGGTATCGCCCTCGCGGCCAGCACACTCGGCGCTTGCGCGTCACACCCGGAGTTCCACTCCACCTCGGCGGGAATCACCGCGGCCCAGGTGACGGACGCGGCGGCCTGGCGCGCCGCGCGCCGCTTCGCCCCGCTCTCGTTCGGAAAGATTGCCTACGTCGAGCGCGGCTCAGGGGATGCGGCCTTGTTCCTCCATGGCGCCCCCCTCAATGGCTTCCAATGGCGCGGCGCGTTCGACCGGCTGTGCAACGCCCGGCGATGCATCGCCCCGGACTTCATGGGCCTGGGCTACTCGGAGGTCCCCGAGTCCCAGCCACTGGCCGCCGAGGACCAGGTGGACATGCTCGCGGCCCTGCTCGACTCGCTCGGCGTCTCACAGGTCGACATCGTCGCCAGTGACAGCGGAGGCGCGGTCGCCCAGCTCTTCCTGGTCAAGTTCCCGCAGCGAGTCCGCACACTCCTCCTGACGAACTGCGACACCGAGCCGAACAGCCCGCCGCCCAAGGTCATGCCGGTCCTGGAAATGGCTCGTGCCGGGACACTCGCGGCCTCCACCGCGGCGTGGATTTCAGACCCGGCCATGGCCCGCTCGACGTTCGGCGCCGCTGTCTTCCAGAACCCCGAGGTCCTCACCCAGGAGCTCATCGAGACCTACGCCTCGCCCGTCGTGAGCTCACCGAAGCGGCAGGCGCAGTACCACGACTTCCACAAGGCGTTCGTCCCCAACCCGCTGGCCGGAATCGAGGCGAAGCTGCGTCGCACCCGCGTCCCGGTCCGCATCGTCTGGGGTGAGAGCGATGACATCTTCCCGAACGAGGACGCGCACTACCTCGACCGCACGTTCCCGGGCTCCCAGGGGATCCGCTTCGTGCCGGGCGGCAAGCTGTTCTTCCAGGAGGAGAACCCGGACATCATCGCGGAGGAAGCCCTCCGCTTGTGGAGCAGCCACGGAAGCTGA
- a CDS encoding sensor histidine kinase, whose translation MFIIRFFGGSFPLRQGCPGVLLFLLLCPAIVSGAQELGLMQVGGARPFQAEYITEVLYDRVGLLWIGTREGLYLHDGQRFRKFQYELGNPASLASNAVRTLHEDARGRLWVGTMTGGLSLVDRARWSFRHFRHDSSNPASLPHDGVFALADADGGRLWVGTHAGLALLDPETGAAERVPLMPGRGQEFVMALKHDRAGALWVGTLARGLFRRGPGATTFEPISSEEQGPGSRDIFSLAADADGGMWVGTRDGLYRIEPDEAYLRRARLSPPEVARKVQVVTELEPDNHGTLWIGSFGGGLLRVDTRTGEVHEEHLPSAGPGYEHRIDEGALAFDAAGNLFIGTFGMGLFYAPFRQETFRTMRGKGGNTDSGLTNEDVWAVIPDGEDHLLVGSFGGGVDRVDVRTGQAVALPGPVLDGVDTRGVLSLLRTRDGELWVGISMGAYRVDPATGRLLKFYRRNERGASDQPGFVNSLLQDSRGHVWLGSGGQGLQRYRPESDDFLAFRHEPSNPRSLSDDFVTVAMEDRRGRFWVGTRSGGLNICSASADTLECTRLGADSSLHLSHYYVSTLMEDPSGAIWAGTVGGGLQRVSLDDEGLPRSVSLWTSTDGLIDDNVMALAWAPDGAVWVGTRAGLSRLDVVSGAFENYAASDGLPTGAFNPEAVTLLGGRLYWGSSKGLVDLDPSVRPPREPSPPLILTSIEGLEKDSLPSQPVWDLSELEVPWRQPFSLEFSLLDYARNGVEYAYRFTAEEPWLPLGTRNQLTFHSLPPGEHSLRLRARSPGRDWVEMRPFILRVAPPLWKRTDVRFGSLAVVLFAVVVGLVWRTRLLVGRNLALRTLQAERERALEDAEAGRERLRRLTMRLEAAKEEERKHLARELHDEFGQALTAVKLNLGLMNTSASPPATRLSEVVALIDRLIGQVRALSVDLRPPQLDELGLVAAMEWYLREVARRSGVELVFTAASAPPSLGKGRDIAVFRIIQEAVTNALRHAGARRIDVRLETAGRVLRLEVRDDGKGFDVNQVLTGRAPGSFGVFGMQERVRDLGGHFEVTSRPGEGTRVVAEVTADVQEDFSGGPHARVADG comes from the coding sequence TTGTTCATCATTCGTTTCTTCGGCGGCTCGTTTCCCTTGAGACAAGGCTGTCCAGGAGTCCTCCTGTTCCTGCTGCTGTGCCCGGCCATCGTGTCGGGCGCTCAGGAACTCGGGTTGATGCAGGTGGGCGGCGCGCGTCCGTTCCAGGCCGAGTACATCACCGAGGTCCTCTATGACCGGGTGGGGCTGCTCTGGATTGGCACTCGCGAGGGGCTCTACCTCCACGACGGTCAGCGCTTCCGCAAGTTCCAGTACGAGCTGGGCAACCCCGCCTCCCTGGCGAGCAACGCGGTTCGCACGCTCCACGAAGACGCGCGGGGGCGGTTGTGGGTCGGCACGATGACGGGCGGGTTGAGTCTCGTGGACCGAGCGCGTTGGTCCTTCCGGCACTTCCGTCACGACTCCAGCAACCCCGCCAGCCTTCCGCACGATGGTGTCTTCGCCCTGGCGGATGCCGATGGTGGGCGGCTGTGGGTGGGCACCCACGCGGGGCTCGCGCTCCTGGACCCGGAGACCGGGGCGGCGGAACGGGTTCCGCTCATGCCCGGACGAGGCCAGGAGTTCGTGATGGCCTTGAAGCATGATCGCGCCGGAGCCCTCTGGGTGGGCACGCTCGCACGAGGCCTCTTCCGGCGAGGACCCGGCGCCACCACCTTCGAGCCCATCTCCTCGGAGGAGCAAGGCCCCGGCTCCCGGGACATCTTCAGCCTCGCGGCGGACGCGGATGGCGGGATGTGGGTGGGCACGCGAGACGGGCTCTACCGCATCGAACCCGACGAGGCCTATCTGCGCCGAGCCCGCCTCTCGCCTCCAGAGGTCGCGCGGAAGGTCCAGGTCGTCACGGAGCTCGAACCCGACAACCACGGGACGCTGTGGATCGGCTCCTTCGGTGGTGGGCTCCTTCGCGTGGACACCCGAACCGGCGAGGTGCACGAGGAACACCTCCCATCCGCGGGCCCCGGCTATGAGCACCGCATCGACGAAGGAGCGCTCGCCTTCGACGCGGCCGGGAACCTGTTCATCGGCACCTTCGGGATGGGTTTGTTCTATGCGCCCTTCCGACAGGAGACCTTCCGGACGATGCGAGGCAAGGGCGGCAACACGGACTCCGGGCTGACGAACGAGGACGTGTGGGCCGTGATTCCAGATGGAGAGGACCATCTGCTCGTCGGCAGCTTCGGTGGGGGCGTCGACCGGGTCGATGTCCGCACCGGACAGGCGGTCGCGTTGCCCGGGCCGGTGCTCGATGGCGTGGACACTCGAGGCGTGCTCAGCCTCCTGCGCACCCGTGATGGAGAGCTGTGGGTCGGCATCTCGATGGGGGCCTATCGCGTGGACCCCGCGACGGGCCGGCTGCTGAAGTTCTACCGGCGCAACGAGCGCGGCGCGAGCGACCAGCCTGGCTTCGTCAATTCGCTGCTCCAGGACTCGCGTGGGCACGTGTGGCTGGGCAGCGGAGGACAAGGGCTCCAGCGATACCGGCCGGAGTCCGATGACTTCCTGGCGTTCCGTCACGAGCCCTCGAATCCCCGCTCGCTGTCCGATGACTTCGTGACCGTGGCGATGGAGGACCGGCGCGGGCGCTTCTGGGTGGGAACCCGCTCCGGGGGGCTCAACATCTGCTCGGCCAGCGCGGACACGCTGGAGTGCACGCGGCTGGGGGCGGATTCGTCGCTCCATCTGAGCCACTACTACGTAAGCACGCTGATGGAGGACCCCTCGGGGGCCATCTGGGCGGGCACCGTGGGGGGCGGGCTCCAGCGGGTGTCGCTCGACGACGAGGGCTTGCCCAGGTCCGTGTCGCTCTGGACAAGCACCGACGGGCTCATCGACGACAACGTGATGGCGTTGGCGTGGGCTCCGGATGGAGCTGTCTGGGTGGGCACTCGCGCGGGGCTCTCGCGCCTGGACGTGGTCTCGGGGGCCTTCGAGAACTACGCGGCTTCGGATGGTCTTCCCACCGGTGCGTTCAACCCGGAGGCAGTGACGCTGCTGGGAGGCCGGCTCTACTGGGGCAGCTCCAAGGGGCTCGTGGACCTGGACCCCTCGGTGCGTCCGCCTCGCGAGCCCTCGCCGCCCCTCATCCTCACCTCCATCGAGGGCTTGGAGAAGGACTCCCTGCCGAGCCAACCCGTCTGGGACCTCTCCGAGCTGGAGGTCCCCTGGCGTCAGCCGTTCTCGCTCGAGTTCTCGCTGCTCGACTACGCGCGGAACGGCGTCGAGTATGCCTATCGCTTCACGGCCGAGGAGCCCTGGCTCCCCCTGGGGACGCGCAACCAGCTCACGTTCCATTCGCTCCCACCCGGTGAGCACTCCTTGCGTCTGCGCGCTCGCAGTCCGGGCCGGGACTGGGTGGAGATGCGCCCGTTCATCCTTCGCGTGGCGCCGCCGCTCTGGAAGCGGACCGATGTTCGCTTCGGCTCGCTGGCGGTGGTCCTGTTCGCGGTGGTGGTGGGGCTGGTGTGGAGGACGCGGCTACTGGTCGGCCGCAACCTGGCGCTGCGCACGTTGCAGGCGGAGCGCGAGCGGGCGCTCGAGGACGCCGAGGCGGGGCGTGAGCGCCTGCGCCGCCTCACCATGCGGCTGGAGGCGGCGAAGGAGGAGGAGCGCAAGCACCTTGCCCGCGAGCTGCACGACGAGTTCGGCCAAGCCCTCACGGCGGTCAAGCTCAACCTCGGGTTGATGAACACGTCCGCGAGTCCCCCGGCGACGCGCCTGTCCGAAGTGGTCGCGCTCATCGACCGGCTCATCGGGCAGGTGCGGGCGCTCTCGGTGGATTTGCGTCCACCGCAGCTCGACGAGCTGGGACTGGTCGCCGCGATGGAGTGGTACCTGCGCGAGGTGGCTCGGCGCAGTGGGGTGGAGCTCGTATTCACGGCGGCCTCGGCGCCGCCTTCGCTCGGCAAGGGCCGGGACATCGCCGTCTTCCGCATCATCCAGGAGGCCGTCACCAACGCGCTCCGCCACGCGGGCGCGCGGCGCATCGACGTGAGGCTCGAGACGGCGGGGCGCGTCCTCCGGCTCGAGGTGCGCGACGACGGCAAGGGGTTCGACGTCAACCAGGTCCTCACGGGCCGGGCCCCTGGAAGTTTCGGTGTGTTCGGAATGCAGGAGCGGGTTCGAGACTTGGGAGGACACTTCGAGGTGACCTCGCGCCCGGGGGAGGGGACGCGCGTGGTGGCCGAAGTGACGGCGGACGTCCAGGAAGACTTCAGCGGAGGGCCACATGCGCGTGTTGCTGACGGATGA
- a CDS encoding response regulator transcription factor produces the protein MRVLLTDDHQLVRAGLRALLESLSGVTVLAECGDGQEALALTDKLQPDVLLLDLSLPGLNGIEVARRVPKLSPSTRVLILSMHTSAEYVAQALRAGVAGYLVKDSAVEELKVALESVWQGRTYLSPAISQTVVEGFLRITDDEKPAANPLDRLTSRQREILQLISEGNGTRAIAERLQVSVKTVEAHRTQLMERLAIYDVPSLVRLAVRYGLVPGESS, from the coding sequence ATGCGCGTGTTGCTGACGGATGACCATCAGTTGGTGCGAGCGGGTCTGCGGGCGTTGCTGGAGTCCCTGAGCGGCGTGACGGTGCTCGCCGAGTGCGGCGATGGGCAGGAGGCGCTCGCGCTGACGGACAAGCTGCAGCCGGACGTCTTGCTCCTGGACCTCTCGCTGCCGGGGCTCAATGGCATCGAGGTCGCGCGGCGCGTGCCGAAGCTGAGCCCCTCCACGCGGGTGCTCATCCTCTCCATGCACACGTCGGCCGAGTACGTGGCTCAGGCGCTGCGCGCCGGTGTGGCGGGCTATCTCGTCAAGGACTCGGCGGTGGAGGAACTCAAGGTGGCGCTCGAGTCCGTGTGGCAGGGACGCACGTATCTGAGTCCCGCGATATCGCAGACGGTGGTGGAGGGCTTCCTGCGCATCACGGACGACGAGAAGCCCGCGGCGAATCCGTTGGACCGTCTCACGTCGCGTCAGCGGGAGATCCTCCAGCTCATCTCGGAGGGAAACGGCACCCGCGCCATCGCCGAGCGGTTGCAGGTGAGCGTGAAGACGGTGGAGGCGCACCGGACGCAGTTGATGGAGCGGCTGGCCATCTATGACGTGCCCTCGCTCGTGCGCCTGGCGGTCCGATATGGGCTCGTCCCGGGAGAGTCGTCGTGA
- a CDS encoding Ig-like domain-containing protein, whose protein sequence is MKTLRISPESFTLAMGIGAEVSATATFSDGSTRDVTREAAWSSSDAAIGTVSSDAGGAPQVRALAKGQATLRATYSEVSAQARLDVTDATAVSLALAPKDLSLAAGLTRQLVAMATFSDGTSHVLTTDLTWSSSNEAIASISASGLVRAAAPGEATLKARFGALEATVKVTVSAAVVTSLAVTPSEASMARGATLTLTAMVTRSDGTTVDVSNEATWSSSDASIATVNKRVASGVAQGSVRITATFAGATGGTGLSVSEAVALAVTPASNMLIEGHPRQLHAEATLSNGLTHDVTASAAWTSSTTDVAVVSMTASTQGQVTPVGQGAATITATFNGLSGSGQVSVSKLSVTGVVPTFQMMEDGVVAFTARLTKALPPSTRLRWRVSVIRHNPPADIHLPPTDSPVVGQPVHYFAGTSGEVADKPETWTGGAATDASGAAYVGQETGFELSATGLQGAEGHSYSFRTRFAIKGDYTFNVELLEVGAGGALARIGDAVELGAVVGTMRAADDTELLLFSASPTAGGQTEEESFPQAFAVRPDGTRFRQITQAPTPFVSPRDVHSEVIRSPDRKSVVWVDGRDKFGGVYFQGLLYIADADGGRVRRLTQASSSMCGERMPEFSPDGQWISFMRSCMRDPYPGRDGTEFTFIIRADGTDERRILISGINDMPPPAPIWPLVFSSFSRDSRTLFTVQYAMKGAQLWAFSLEDGSARSIINFSVPGQEMASIVRFPMELPNGDLLYHYRNEDVSSDTWLERIRPDGTGREIVRPVQRGSMGEFLQSLFTLSPDGTKVAYTERDPVTGSNTLMVSNLDGSDAVSMGNPPSYFVRRIFWAR, encoded by the coding sequence GTGAAGACCCTGCGGATCTCGCCCGAGAGCTTCACGCTCGCCATGGGCATCGGCGCGGAGGTCTCCGCGACCGCCACCTTCTCCGACGGCAGCACGCGGGATGTCACGCGAGAGGCCGCGTGGTCCTCGTCGGACGCCGCCATCGGTACCGTGTCGAGCGACGCCGGCGGCGCGCCCCAGGTACGCGCGCTGGCCAAGGGACAGGCGACACTGCGTGCGACCTACTCGGAGGTCTCCGCGCAGGCGCGTCTCGACGTGACGGACGCCACGGCCGTCTCCCTGGCCCTCGCGCCGAAGGACCTGTCGCTCGCGGCGGGACTCACCCGTCAGCTCGTGGCCATGGCCACCTTCTCGGATGGCACTTCGCATGTGCTCACCACGGACCTCACCTGGTCATCGTCGAATGAGGCGATTGCCTCCATCTCCGCGAGCGGCCTGGTGCGCGCCGCCGCGCCTGGAGAGGCCACCCTCAAGGCTCGATTTGGCGCGTTGGAGGCCACCGTCAAGGTGACCGTCTCCGCGGCCGTCGTGACGTCGCTCGCGGTGACGCCGTCGGAAGCGTCGATGGCCCGGGGCGCGACGCTGACCCTGACGGCCATGGTCACGCGCTCGGATGGAACCACGGTGGATGTCTCCAACGAGGCCACCTGGAGCTCCAGCGACGCGAGCATCGCGACCGTGAACAAGCGCGTCGCGAGCGGCGTGGCGCAAGGGAGTGTCCGTATCACCGCGACCTTCGCGGGAGCGACTGGAGGGACTGGGCTCTCGGTTTCCGAGGCCGTCGCGCTCGCTGTCACGCCCGCGTCGAACATGCTCATCGAGGGCCACCCGCGCCAGCTCCACGCCGAGGCCACGCTGTCCAACGGCCTCACCCACGACGTCACCGCGAGCGCCGCCTGGACGAGCAGCACGACGGACGTGGCGGTGGTCTCCATGACCGCGTCGACGCAAGGCCAGGTGACGCCGGTGGGGCAGGGGGCCGCCACCATCACCGCAACCTTCAATGGCTTGAGCGGCAGTGGACAGGTGAGCGTGTCGAAGCTCAGCGTCACCGGCGTCGTGCCGACGTTCCAGATGATGGAGGACGGCGTGGTCGCCTTCACGGCGCGGCTCACCAAGGCCCTGCCTCCGTCCACGAGGCTGCGCTGGCGCGTGTCGGTGATTCGCCACAATCCCCCGGCGGACATCCACCTGCCGCCCACGGACAGCCCCGTGGTGGGGCAGCCCGTGCACTACTTCGCGGGGACCTCGGGCGAGGTGGCCGACAAGCCGGAGACGTGGACGGGAGGCGCGGCGACCGACGCGAGCGGCGCGGCGTACGTGGGCCAGGAGACGGGCTTCGAGCTGAGCGCGACGGGACTCCAGGGGGCCGAGGGGCACTCGTACTCCTTCCGTACGCGGTTCGCCATCAAGGGCGACTACACGTTCAACGTCGAGTTGCTCGAGGTCGGTGCCGGCGGTGCGCTCGCTCGCATCGGAGACGCCGTGGAGCTGGGGGCGGTTGTCGGCACGATGCGCGCGGCGGATGACACCGAGCTGCTGCTCTTCTCCGCCTCGCCGACGGCGGGAGGCCAGACGGAGGAGGAGTCCTTCCCGCAGGCGTTCGCCGTGCGTCCCGACGGCACCCGGTTCCGTCAAATCACCCAGGCACCCACGCCCTTCGTCTCGCCCCGCGACGTCCACTCGGAGGTGATTCGCTCGCCGGACCGCAAGTCGGTGGTCTGGGTGGATGGGCGGGACAAGTTCGGTGGCGTCTACTTCCAGGGGCTTCTCTACATCGCGGATGCGGACGGTGGCCGGGTGCGCCGTCTCACCCAGGCCAGCTCGTCCATGTGTGGTGAGCGCATGCCGGAGTTCTCACCGGACGGGCAGTGGATTTCGTTCATGCGGTCCTGCATGCGCGACCCGTACCCTGGACGTGACGGCACGGAGTTCACGTTCATCATCCGCGCGGATGGGACGGACGAGCGGCGCATCCTCATCAGCGGCATCAACGACATGCCGCCGCCCGCTCCCATCTGGCCGCTGGTCTTCTCCTCCTTCTCGCGCGACAGCCGCACGCTCTTCACGGTGCAGTACGCGATGAAAGGCGCCCAGCTCTGGGCATTCTCGCTGGAGGATGGGAGCGCGCGCTCCATCATCAACTTCTCCGTCCCCGGCCAGGAGATGGCCTCCATCGTGCGGTTCCCGATGGAGTTGCCCAACGGCGACCTGCTGTACCACTACCGCAACGAGGACGTGTCGTCGGATACGTGGCTGGAGCGCATTCGGCCAGATGGCACCGGCCGCGAAATCGTGCGGCCCGTCCAGCGCGGCAGCATGGGCGAGTTCCTCCAGTCCCTCTTCACGCTCTCTCCCGACGGCACGAAGGTCGCCTACACCGAGAGGGACCCGGTGACGGGAAGCAACACCCTCATGGTGTCCAACCTCGACGGCTCGGACGCGGTCTCCATGGGGAACCCGCCGTCCTACTTCGTGCGGCGCATCTTCTGGGCTCGCTGA